Proteins from one Mixophyes fleayi isolate aMixFle1 chromosome 9, aMixFle1.hap1, whole genome shotgun sequence genomic window:
- the SLITRK4 gene encoding SLIT and NTRK-like protein 4: MIYPSSLRSFCHCLKMLVWLFLLFSTPTSSTDPDSELTLEICNVCSCLSVENVLYVNCEKVAVYRPNQLRPPQSNFYHLNFQNNLLIILYPNTFLNFTHAMSLQLGNNKLQNIEGGAFQGLSALKQLHLNNNELKSLRADTFQGIENLEYLQADYNLIKYIERGAFNKLHKLKVLILNDNLISSLPDNIFRFASLTHLDIRGNRIQKMPYIGVLEHIGRVVELQLEDNPWNCTCDLLPLKAWLENMPYNIYIGEAICETPSDLYGRLLKETNKQELCSMGTGSDFDVRILPPSMETTFTTPGGHTAQTSLNRLATKPPKTTNPSKNSGIVSGKSVSNHSLSQIVSFQTRVPPLFPCPSLCVCKTHPSDLGLSVNCQERTIESLAELVPKPLNAKKLHVNGNYIKQVEQADFAEFEGLDLLHLGSNQLTSIQGNVFCNLTNLRRLYLNGNQIERLSPEMFTGLHNLQYLYLEYNVIREILGGTFESMPNLQLLYLNNNLLRSLPAYIFSGVPLARLNIRNNHFMYLPVSGVLDQLRSLTQIDLQGNPWDCTCDLVALKLWLEKLSEGIVIKEVKCETPVQFANIELRSLKNEILCPKLINKPSTQYTSPIPAITFTTPLGPIKSPPGGPVPLSILILSILVVLILTVFVAFCLLVFVLRRNKKPAVKHEGIGNQECSSMQLQLRKHDQKALKMDGISAETFFPQTIEQMSKSHTCGMMDSEVGFSFADHQGQKMVLRNMTDKDKDLLHGESRKRLSTIDELDEFFPGRDSNLFIQNFLESKKEYNSIGVSGFEIHYPEKLQDKKCKKSLIGGNHSKIVVEQRKSEYFELKAKLQGKPDYLQVLEEQTALSKM, from the coding sequence ATGATTTACCCCAGCAGCCTGAGATCATTTTGTCACTGCCTGAAGATGCTTGTGTGGCTTTTCCTGCTCTTCTCCACCCCGACCTCCTCCACCGACCCGGACTCAGAACTGACCCTGGAGATCTGCAATGTCTGCTCTTGCCTGTCAGTAGAAAATGTGCTATATGTCAACTGTGAAAAGGTGGCAGTGTACAGACCAAACCAACTGAGACCACCCCAGTCTAATTTCTATCATCTGAACTTTCAGAACAATCTTTTGATCATTCTGTACCCAAACACTTTCCTTAATTTCACACATGCTATGTCCCTGCAGCTGGGCAACAACAAACTGCAGAATATAGAGGGAGGAGCTTTCCAGGGGCTTAGTGCATTAAAGCAGTTGCACTTGAACAACAATGAATTAAAGAGCCTGAGGGCTGACACTTTCCAGGGCATAGAGAACTTGGAGTATCTCCAGGCTGACTACAATTTAATCAAGTATATTGAGCGGGGAGCCTTCAATAAACTACACAAGCTGAAAGTCCTCATTCTAAATGACAATCTGATTTCTTCTCTCCCTGATAACATATTTAGATTTGCCTCCTTGACTCATTTGGACATTAGAGGAAATAGAATCCAGAAGATGCCCTACATAGGTGTTTTGGAGCATATTGGGAGGGTGGTGGAGCTGCAGTTGGAAGATAATCCTTGGAATTGTACATGTGATTTGTTGCCTCTGAAGGCTTGGCTGGAGAACATGCCATATAATATCTACATTGGAGAGGCTATTTGTGAAACACCAAGTGATCTGTATGGAAGGTTATTAAAAGAGACTAATAAACAAGAGTTATGCTCTATGGGCACCGGTAGTGATTTTGATGTACGGATATTGCCTCCTTCCATGGAGACAACGTTCACCACACCTGGGGGTCATACTGCTCAAACATCACTAAATCGACTGGCCACTAAGCCCCCCAAAACAACCAATCCATCCAAAAACTCTGGCATAGTATCTGGTAAATCTGTCTCTAACCACAGCCTTAGCCAGATCGTCTCATTTCAAACCAGAGTACCTCCTCTTTTTCCTTGCCCATCActctgtgtttgtaaaacccaTCCTTCTGATTTGGGATTAAGTGTTAACTGTCAAGAAAGAACTATAGAGTCATTGGCTGAGCTGGTACCTAAAcctttaaatgcaaaaaaactgCACGTCAATGGGAATTATATCAAACAGGTGGAACAGGCAGACTTTGCTGAGTTTGAAGGTTTGGATCTGCTTCATTTAGGGAGCAATCAATTAACTTCTATTCAAGGAAATGTATTCTGCAATCTTACAAATTTAAGGAGGCTTTATCTCAATGGGAACCAAATTGAGCGTCTGAGTCCTGAGATGTTTACTGGTTTGCACAACCTGCAGTATCTTTATCTGGAATACAATGTAATAAGGGAAATATTGGGAGGGACTTTTGAATCCATGCCAAATCTTCAGCTGCTGTATTTAAATAACAACTTATTGAGAAGCCTGCCAGCTTATATTTTTTCTGGTGTGCCCCTGGCCAGGCTTAATATAAGGAATAACCATTTCATGTACTTGCCTGTAAGTGGCGTTCTTGACCAGCTCAGATCTCTAACACAGATTGATCTGCAAGGAAACCCATGGGACTGCACTTGTGATTTAGTTGCTCTGAAGCTCTGGCTGGAGAAGCTGAGTGAAGGTATTGTCATTAAAGAAGTCAAATGTGAGACACCTGTACAGTTTGCAAACATTGAGCTACGATCGCTGAAAAATGAAATTCTGTGCCCCAAGCTAATAAACAAGCCGTCCACACAGTACACAAGTCCCATTCCTGCAATCACTTTCACAACTCCTTTGGGTCCTATAAAGAGCCCACCTGGAGGACCTGTACCATTATCTATTTTAATACTTAGTATTTTAGTAGTGCTTATATTGACTGTTTTTGTTGCATTTTGCCTTCTTGTTTTTGTCTTGAGACGTAATAAAAAACCTGCAGTAAAGCACGAAGGTATTGGAAATCAAGAGTGCAGTTCTATGCAGCTCCAGCTAAGGAAGCATGACCAGAAAGCCCTTAAGATGGATGGTATATCTGCGGAGACATTTTTTCCACAAACCATTGAACAGATGAGTAAAAGTCACACATGTGGTATGATGGACTCTGAGGTGGGATTTTCATTTGCTGATCACCAAGGGCAAAAGATGGTCCTCAGGAACATGACTGACAAGGACAAAGATTTATTGCATGGGGAGTCTAGAAAAAGACTTAGCACAATCGATGAGCTGGATGAATTCTTTCCAGGAAGAGACTCAAATTTATTTATCCAGAATTTTTTAGAAAGTAAAAAAGAATATAATAGCATAGGGGTGAGTGGCTTTGAAATACACTATCCAGAAAAGCTGCAAgataaaaaatgcaagaaatcTTTAATAGGTGGAAACCACAGTAAAATTGTAGTAGAGCAGAGAAAGAGTGAATACTTTGAACTCAAAGCCAAACTTCAAGGCAAGCCTGATTACTTACAAGTCCTTGAAGAGCAAACAGCACTGAGCAAAATGTAG